A genomic stretch from Telopea speciosissima isolate NSW1024214 ecotype Mountain lineage chromosome 7, Tspe_v1, whole genome shotgun sequence includes:
- the LOC122668558 gene encoding putative pectinesterase/pectinesterase inhibitor 28: MSGGYIQVLGGRDGRNKKKIVAIAGICSLLLVAMVVAVVIGVSHNNRSSDDASNNEEINTSSKTIKQICDSTDYKEVCVDNLSSAAGNTTDPKELVQVAFQVAIKHISEAVNKSTTLRELEKDKMAAQALENCKELMDYAIGDLQRSFDEVGVLDINKIDDLLADMKIWLSAAVTYQGTCLDGFQNTTGEAGESMKKALKTAGELTRNGLAIVTELSSLFTSLNIPGMNRRLLSSSEEIDYPKLTEDGFPTWISPTKRRLLILPTDQMKPNIVVAKDGSGRYKSVVKALNAVPKTTNTTFIIYVKAGIYKEYVQITRSTPQIMLIGDGPLKTKITGNKNFIDGTATFKTPTVAVVGNGFIAKDIGFENTAGAAKHQAVALRVQSDMSIFYNCQIDGYQDTLYTHTNRQFYSNCTISGTIDFIFGDAAVILQNCKMVVRKPMENQQNIVTAQGRIYEREPTGIVLQDCTITADPALVPFKSTLPSYLGRPWKEYSRTIVMQTQIEDVINPAGWLPWMGDFAFSTCFYAEYNNKGVGADLSKRVKWPCIKTPLTNEQALEFTVSKFIQGDQWITPTGVPYTSGLSPI; this comes from the exons ATGTCGGGTGGTTACATCCAAGTCTTGGGAGGTCGCGATGGACGGAATAAGAAGAAAATCGTGGCGATCGCCGGCATCTGTTCTTTGTTGCTGGTGGCTATGGTAGTTGCTGTGGTCATCGGAGTCAGTCACAACAACAGGTCCAGTGACGATGCCAGCAATAATGAAGAGATAAATACCTCGTCGAAGACAATCAAGCAGATATGTGATTCCACAGATTACAAAGAGGTCTGCGTAGATAACCTCTCGTCAGCGGCTGGAAACACCACAGACCCAAAAGAGCTGGTACAGGTGGCATTCCAGGTAGCGATTAAACATATCTCTGAAGCTGTCAACAAATCAACCACCCTACGTGAGCTAGAGAAGGATAAGATGGCAGCCCAGGCTCTAGAAAACTGTAAAGAATTGATGGATTACGCCATTGGAGACCTCCAACGTTCTTTCGACGAAGTGGGCGTTTTGGATATTAACAAAATAGACGATCTACTTGCAGACATGAAGATATGGCTGAGCGCTGCCGTGACCTACCAAGGGACATGCCTTGATGGCTTCCAGAACACAACGGGGGAAGCTGGAGAGTCTATGAAGAAAGCTTTGAAAACCGCAGGTGAGCTCACACGTAATGGCCTGGCTATCGTAACTGAGCTTTCATCTCTGTTCACCTCCTTGAATATCCCTGGCATGAATCGCCGGCTTCTCTCTTCATCCGAAGAGATAGATTATCCTAAGCTCACAGAGGATGGATTCCCTACATGGATCTCACCGACCAAACGTAGATTACTGATACTCCCTACGGACCAAATGAAGCCTAACATTGTTGTGGCTAAGGACGGAAGCGGCAGGTACAAAAGTGTTGTTAAGGCGCTTAATGCTGTCCCTAAGACGACGAACACCACATTCATTATCTACGTTAAGGCTGGAATCTACAAGGAGTATGTGCAGATCACGCGAAGCACGCCCCAAATCATGTTGATTGGAGATGGCCCACTCAAGACTAAGATCACCGGTAACAAGAACTTCATCGACGGCACCGCCACCTTCAAGACTCCTACCGTTG CGGTGGTAGGAAATGGTTTCATTGCAAAGGACATTGGATTTGAGAACACAGCAGGAGCTGCAAAGCATCAAGCCGTGGCACTAAGGGTGCAATCTGATATGTCAATCTTCTACAATTGCCAAATTGATGGCTACCAAGATACCCTTTACACCCACACCAACCGTCAGTTCTACAGCAACTGCACCATCTCAGGCACCATCGACTTCATCTTCGGCGACGCTGCGGTTATCCTCCAGAATTGCAAGATGGTAGTAAGGAAGCCAATGGAAAACCAACAGAACATCGTCACCGCACAGGGTAGGATATACGAGCGTGAACCCACCGGAATCGTCCTCCAGGACTGCACCATTACGGCTGACCCCGCTCTGGTGCCATTCAAGAGCACGCTCCCTTCATACCTAGGTCGCCCATGGAAGGAATACTCCAGAACAATAGTCATGCAGACCCAGATCGAGGATGTGATTAACCCAGCAGGGTGGCTCCCATGGATGGGCGACTTCGCTTTTAGCACTTGCTTCTACGCCGAGTACAACAACAAAGGTGTTGGTGCCGACCTTTCTAAAAGGGTCAAGTGGCCTTGCATTAAGACTCCCCTCACTAATGAACAAGCTTTGGAATTTACTGTTAGCAAATTCATACAAGGTGATCAATGGATCACCCCTACCGGAGTGCCCTACACTTCTGGTCTCTCCCCCATATAA
- the LOC122668559 gene encoding uncharacterized protein LOC122668559: protein MLDNQFRLCMLTGDNFADWREKALLTLGCMDLDLAIRVDEPAALTDFSTLEEKAQYERWERSNHLSLMLIKANVSKSIRDSILDNGNVKDYLKAIEDQFVSSEKALESTLMGQLYSLKYSGGKGVREHIMRM, encoded by the coding sequence ATGCTTGATAATCAATTCAGACTTTGTATGCTTACTGGTGATAACTTCGCCGATTGGAGAGAGAAAGCTCTTCTTACCCTGGGGTGTATGGACCTCGATTTGGCAATCCGTGTAGATGAGCCTGCAGCTCTCACAGACTTCAGTACACTAGAAGAGAAGGCTCAATATGAACGCTGGGAACGGTCTAACCATCTCAGTCTGATGCTTATCAAAGCAAATGTAAGCAAAAGCATCAGAGACTCAATACTTGATAATGGGAATGTCAAGGACTACCTAAAGGCTATTGAAGACCAGTTCGTGAGCTCTGAGAAGGCCCTAGAAAGCACTTTGATGGGACAACTTTATTCTCTGAAATACAGTGGAGGCAAAGGAGTGCGTGAGCACATAATGAGGATGTGA